Proteins encoded together in one Quercus lobata isolate SW786 chromosome 3, ValleyOak3.0 Primary Assembly, whole genome shotgun sequence window:
- the LOC115981840 gene encoding peroxisome biogenesis protein 22-like isoform X1, with protein sequence MGESSSSSSSSSSLSLTQQIGVAPLLKRLSRHLTRKFAKIFVILSNHKSAGSLGALAGFVIASVFAWKFVRATAGQRRRQKQTSDAAVEATKVVLGQTVKNKLNGARKMTCQLLGVILEESSPEELQHHATLRPSVVEVLLGISRFCDIYLIERILDDESGERVLLALENTGLFKSGGLMKDKVLFCSTDNGRLSFVRQLEPDWHVDTNPDTLSQLAKFIRFQLYISPSGSSSTSESNIFDSKSLESFFNEESL encoded by the exons ATGGGcgaatcatcatcatcatcatcatcatcatcatcgctATCGCTGACACAGCAAATAGGAGTAGCGCCCCTTCTCAAGAGACTCTCCAGGCACTTGACTCGCAAATTTGCTAAAATCTTTGTCATCCTTTCCAATCACAAG AGTGCTGGATCTCTTGGGGCCTTGGCAGGTTTTGTTATTGCTTCAGTTTTTGCTTGGAAGTTCGTGAGAGCCACTGCCGGGCAAAGAAGGCGACAGAAACAAACGAGTGATGCTGCTGTTGAAGCAACAAAG GTAGTGCTTGGACAAACGgtgaaaaacaaattaaatggcGCTCGGAAG ATGACTTGTCAGTTGCTTGGTGTAATTCTTGAAGAGAGTAGTCCTGAGGAACTTCAG CATCATGCCACTTTAAGGCCATCAGTTGTGGAAGTGCTGTTGGGAATCAGTAGATTCTGTGACATCTATCTTATTGAAAGAATTCTTGATGATGAAAGTGGG GAAAGGGTTCTATTAGCTCTGGAAAACACTGGTCTTTTCAAAAGTGGAGGCCTGATGAAAGACAAG GTACTATTCTGTAGCACAGACAATGGAAGACTGTCTTTTGTGCGGCAGTTGGAGCCAGATTGGCATGTTGACACAAATCCTGATACTCTATCTCAGCTAGCT AAATTCATTAGATTCCAATTGTACATCTCGCCCTCTGGATCAAGTTCGACATCTGAGTCAAACATCTTTGACTCAAAAAGTTTGGAGTCTTTTTTCAATGAAGAAAGTCTGTAG
- the LOC115980931 gene encoding uncharacterized protein LOC115980931 — MAAAVAELTRQNQELRMEINLRRQTREEREGGGQMQSRDDRENTEIGSQLRGTTSRAVPHLKEEMDRMRRVMEEMKENMRRKNPIEDLVHQTDSPFTASINGHPLPSKFKMPSLDSYDETRDPFDHIATFKTTMHLQGVPDEIMCRAFPTTLKGPARVWFSKIPPNSVSSFQELSKLFVNNFIGGQRHKRSSSSLLTIKQEENESLRSFITRFNREALSVDEADDKLLLAAFHNGVNSDLFIHKLYEKEPQSMAELVHSAQNFMNAEDAIIAKKRKRSERVDTNPSRHLE; from the coding sequence ATGGCGGCCGCAGTGGCggagttgactcgccaaaaccaagaatTAAGAATGGAGATTAATCTAAGGAGGCAGACGCGTGAAGAACGTGAGGGTGGAGGACAAATGCAGAGTCGTGATGACAGAGAGAACACTGAGATTGGAAGTCAGTTAAGAGGTACCACTTCACGAGCGGTGCCACATTTGAAGGAAGAGATGGACCGAATGAGAAGAgtcatggaggaaatgaaagaaaatatgagaAGGAAAAATCCTATAGAAGACCTGGTCCACCAAACTGATTCCCcctttacggcttccatcaacggtcacCCTCTACCATCGAAGTTTAAGATGCCTTCTCTGGATTCGTACGACGAAACACGAGACCCGTTCGATCACATTGCTACCTTCAAGACCACCATGCATCTCCAAGGGGTTCCAGACGAAATAATGTGCAGAGCGTTCCCTACTACCCTCAAGGGCCCAGCACGAGTTTGgttcagcaaaatacccccgaatTCGGTGAGTTCTTTTCAAGAGTTGAGCAAATTGTTTGTTAACAACTTCATAGGAGGACAAAGACATAAGCGTTCCTCGTCCAGCCTATTGACCATAAAGCAGGAAGAGAACGAGAGTTTACGGTCATTCATCACCCGTTTCAACAGAGAGGCCCTGAGTGTGGACGAAGCAGATGACAAGCTCTTACTAGCGGCTTTCCATAATGGGGTGAATTCGGATCTGTTCATTCACAAACTCTATGAAAAAGAGCCTCAGTCTATGGCAGAACTTGTCCATTCGgcacaaaattttatgaatgcagaagacgcAATCAttgctaagaagaggaagaggtctGAGAGAGTAGACACAAATCCCAGTCGCCACTTAGAGTAG
- the LOC115981840 gene encoding peroxisome biogenesis protein 22-like isoform X2: MGESSSSSSSSSSLSLTQQIGVAPLLKRLSRHLTRKFAKIFVILSNHKSAGSLGALAGFVIASVFAWKFVRATAGQRRRQKQTSDAAVEATKVVLGQTVKNKLNGARKMTCQLLGVILEESSPEELQHHATLRPSVVEVLLGISRFCDIYLIERILDDESGERVLLALENTGLFKSGGLMKDKVRKGVAWSETNMEAGIKNSTYNVKGY; the protein is encoded by the exons ATGGGcgaatcatcatcatcatcatcatcatcatcatcgctATCGCTGACACAGCAAATAGGAGTAGCGCCCCTTCTCAAGAGACTCTCCAGGCACTTGACTCGCAAATTTGCTAAAATCTTTGTCATCCTTTCCAATCACAAG AGTGCTGGATCTCTTGGGGCCTTGGCAGGTTTTGTTATTGCTTCAGTTTTTGCTTGGAAGTTCGTGAGAGCCACTGCCGGGCAAAGAAGGCGACAGAAACAAACGAGTGATGCTGCTGTTGAAGCAACAAAG GTAGTGCTTGGACAAACGgtgaaaaacaaattaaatggcGCTCGGAAG ATGACTTGTCAGTTGCTTGGTGTAATTCTTGAAGAGAGTAGTCCTGAGGAACTTCAG CATCATGCCACTTTAAGGCCATCAGTTGTGGAAGTGCTGTTGGGAATCAGTAGATTCTGTGACATCTATCTTATTGAAAGAATTCTTGATGATGAAAGTGGG GAAAGGGTTCTATTAGCTCTGGAAAACACTGGTCTTTTCAAAAGTGGAGGCCTGATGAAAGACAAG GTAAGAAAAGGAGTAGCTTGGAGTGAAACAAACATGGAGGCCGGCATAAAAAACTCTACATATAATGTCAAAGGCTACTAA